Proteins found in one Bacteroidota bacterium genomic segment:
- a CDS encoding nucleoside triphosphate pyrophosphatase: protein MKVKKKIILASASPRRQTLLRQIGFDFEVRHSSVEEVFEKTKTPEENVIRLAEAKALDIAKDIEHAFIVGADTIVVLNGEMMGKPADDGDAFRMLKKLSGREHKVFTGFAIVDKPSNKIVSNVEITTVKFRDLEDEEILEYVNSKSPADKAGAYGIQDDYGAVFVERINGCFYNVVGFPLTKFYITLQKFQKKIA from the coding sequence ATGAAAGTAAAAAAGAAAATAATTTTAGCATCGGCTTCGCCGCGACGGCAAACTTTACTGCGACAGATTGGATTTGATTTTGAAGTTCGGCACAGTTCAGTTGAGGAGGTATTCGAAAAAACTAAAACACCAGAAGAAAACGTAATCCGGCTTGCAGAAGCAAAAGCTCTCGATATAGCGAAAGACATCGAACATGCATTTATCGTCGGGGCTGATACAATTGTAGTTCTGAATGGCGAGATGATGGGTAAACCCGCAGATGACGGAGACGCTTTTCGTATGCTTAAAAAATTAAGCGGACGCGAGCATAAAGTTTTTACGGGATTCGCTATCGTGGATAAACCAAGTAATAAAATTGTTTCTAACGTTGAAATTACCACGGTAAAATTCAGAGATTTAGAAGATGAAGAAATACTTGAGTATGTAAATTCGAAATCGCCCGCCGATAAAGCAGGTGCTTATGGAATTCAGGATGATTACGGAGCTGTTTTTGTTGAACGGATAAACGGTTGTTTTTATAACGTGGTTGGATTTCCGCTCACAAAATTTTATATTACTCTACAAAAATTCCAAAAAAAAATTGCATAA